The following DNA comes from Firmicutes bacterium CAG:345.
TGAATTGATAAAATAACAGTATCAGCAACTGAACGCATTAAAACACCTATCATTGTATCATGAATATATTCTTCTCTATCTATATGTAAGTATTGTTTCATAAACTCATGTTGTTCAGTATGTTCTGCTAAATACCCGGCCAAAGTATCATTATCATGTGTTCCTATATATGCAACACAATTATGGTCATAATTATGTGGCAAGAACGCATTTTCCATTCCACTATCAAAAGCAAATTCAAATACTTTCATTCCAGGCCAAGAAGAATCTTTAATCAATTTAGTAACTGTAGGTGTCAATAAACCTAAGTCTTCCGCTATAAAGTCCATTGTTGGTGCAGCTTCTTTTAAAGCATTGACCAATTTCATATTTGGTCCTTTAATCCATTTACCATTGATAGCTGTTTCTTCTCCATATGGTACAGCCCAATATTCATCAATTCCACGGAAATGATCTATTCTCAAAACATCAAATAATTCTGAACACTTTTTTACACGATATTTCCACCAAGAATAATTATCCTTTTCCATCTTATCATAATCATAAAGTGGATTTCCCCACAATTGTCCCGTAGCCGAAAAATAATCTGGCGGAACCCCAGCAACTTTAGTAGGTCGACGTTCTTCATCTAATTGGAACATAGATGAATTTGCCCAAACATCTGCCGAATCTAACGCAACATAAATAGGAATATCCCCGATAATTTTAACGCCATGTTCACAAGCAAACTTTCTTAAATCCTTATATTGCTTGAATGCTTCATATTGTAAAAATACCCAAAAATAGTATTCTTCTGTATTTTGAGAAATTAAAGCGTCAATTTTTTCAGAATCATATATACGTAATTCTTTAGACCATTCTTGCCAACTTTTTCCGTTTTGTTGATTTTTTAAAACCATGAAAATAGCATAATCTTTTAGCCATTCTTTTTGCTCTTCAACAAATTTATCTAAACGATTTTTATAATTATTTTTTATAGCTTTTGAATATGCTTTACGAAGAATTAAAAATCTTTCATGATAAATTTTTCCATAATCAATCCATTGTTCATAGTTTTGATTTTGTGTTTTTAAATCTGTTTTAGTTAATAGCTTATCATCCGCTAAAAGATCTAAGTCTATAAAATAAGGATTTAACGCAAAAGCTGAAAAAGATTGATAAGGAGAATCACCATAAGAAGTTGGATTAAGTGGCAGCATCTGCCAATAACTTTGGTGAGCCTTTTCTAAAAATAAAATAAATGATTGTGCTTCTTTACCAAAAGTTCCTATTCCATAATTTGAAGATAAAGAAAACACAGGAAGTAAAATGCCTGATGCACGTTTCATAAACACCTCTTTCTTAACTAAAATATAGCAAATTTTTTTAATTTTCTCAATAAATATAACATATATAATACTATATTTATAATAGTCTTCTCATTTTAAAAAAACGAATCTTGACAAAAATAACAAATAATTTTAATCTATCAAATATCGATAAAAAATTGGAGAAAATATGAAATTAAATGTTTTTAAAAAATACCTTATTTTACCATTTATTATTTTAACTTCTTGTAGTACTCAAAATCAGCTAATTGAAATCGAAAGAAATGCTTCTTTAACCGAACCAATTTCAATAGATGGAACAACTCTGCAAGAAAAAATCAATAATAAAAATAATTTTTTGCTTTATATAGCTAATCCAGGGTGTTTATCATGTGCAGCTTTTAACGATATAATTAATAAATATATCGAAAATTCTTCCACAACAATTTATAAAATATTCACCTTTCAACTTCTTTCATCTTCAAATATCGAAGTAACTACTGTACCAGAAATTATTGCCTTTTCCCAAGGAAAAATAAAAGATAGAATAAGAGACTTAAACACTTATTCTCAATTTGAAGACTTCTTAAAAAAGAATGTTATTCTTCCGGCCAAAATTTCTATTAATGAAGAAACGCTAGATAAAAAAATAGAAAACAAAGATACTTTTATTGTGAAATTCTCTTGGAATCAATGCTCTGACTGTAATTCTTCAAACGAATTATTTTTAAACAAATACCATAGTGAGAATCAAAGCTATACATATTATGAATTTGAACTAAGTGAATATTATGAAAAAAGACAAGATTCTAACGATCCTTATTGGCTAAATATGACAACAAAATACGGCCTTAGTCAAAAAGGAAATGAGACATTAGGATGGCATAATGGTGTTGTCCCTACTTATCAATTCTACGAAAAAGGTATTTTAAAAGATGCTGTTGTCATTTATAACGATGATTATGAAAAAATATTAGATGACTATGGTACAATTTCCCAAATCAAAATAACCAATACTTATTTTTCAGATTCACCTTATTTAGGTATGTCCTTCTTAAGCACAGAAAATAAAAATGCGTTACAAATTTATAGAGAAGAAACTTCTTCTTTCTATTTGAATAAAATAAGTAATTTATTTAAAAACATATATTAAGGTTTATTTAAATTTTTCTATTTAAAAAGTCACTATTAAATTTTTGAATATATATAAAATTTAATAATGACTTTTTTATGGTGAGTTTATTTATTTAAAGAATTCTTGCATGTTCCATTCTTTAAAATTTCATCTAGATTTTGTAAACTGATTTCAACCATATCTTGTAAAGCCATAGTAGTAGCTGAACCGATATGAGGAGTAATAATAACCTTTGGGAATAAATCTATAATTCTTTGATGCACAGGATCTTGAAGTGATTCATTTCCATGATCTTTAAAGAATAAAGCTTTTTCATTTTTAACAACATCTAATGCTAAACCATCAAGTTTCCCACTTTCAACAGCATCAAGAACAGCATCAAAATCCATTACTTCTCCTCTTGCTGAATTAATCAAAATCGCATGATCTTTCATCTTTGAAACAAATTCTTTGTTAATAAAATTATCAGTTGATCCTTTTATATATGGTAAGTGGCAGCAGATAATATCGCTATTTTTAATTAAATCATCTAATTCAACAAATGTTAATACCTTTTCTGCTTCTTTATTTGGATATGCATCATATCCAATAACCTTAGCCCCTAAACCTTTAAATAATTGTCCGGTTGTACGTCCTATTTTTCCACATCCCAATATACCAACTGTGCATTCTCTAACTTCTCTTGAAAACATTCGATCAGTAACTACAAAATTTTTGGCACTAGTTCTTTGTAAAGTATAAGGCAAATTTCTTAATAAAGACATACCTAATGATACTGTTAATTCTGCAACAGAATTTGGTGAATATCCAGGTACAAAAGCAACTGGAATATCTAATTTTTTGCAAGCGGCAATATCGATATGATTATATCCAGCAGTTCTTGTAAGTAAAACTTTCATTCCGTGTTCTTTTAAAGCCCTTAAAGAATCTTCATTTAAAAAGCAATTCCCTCTTACCATGACATATTCATATCCATAAGCATCTTCTTTACAATCATTGGATAAATATATATCACGGTAAACAAATTCAACATCATATTTTTCTTTTAATTTTTCAAATGTTGGAAGTTCATAATTTCTTACACCATAAGTAATAATCTTTTTCATTTTAATTCTCCTATTCTAAGCAAATAAACCTGCACTTTGAATAATTGTCAATAAAATCATATAAACTGGAATAAATACAACTGAAACAAATGTTGAAATCAAAGAGCAAGACGAAGCAAATTCAGCTTCTTTATCAGAATTAATACAATATGTTACAGCTACTGTAGCAGGAGGAACAGCCCACATCAAAGTGGTTGCTGCTAAAGTATTAAATGTTACATTGATTCTTGGAATTAAATTAATCAAAAATAATAATGCAAAATTAAGAATCGGACCAACTAAAACTTTAACACCGGAATATATCCAAACCAAAGAGTCCCCAGCGGCTTTCTTAAATGAAACCTTTCCTAAAGTACAGCCAATAGCAATCCAAACCATAGGAGAAGCAAGATTTCCTAATGTCTTCATTGTTTCATAAATCCATGGCAATGAAATGCTGATGTTCCAGAAAGCACCAGTTTTATTATTGAAATTAATAACCCACCAATTATTAATATCATCAGTTCCTGGTATAAGTTGTAAAGACCATAATATAAAGCCGATAAATGTTGCAATAATTATTGGATTAACAAAAATAGTTTTTACCATCTTTAAAATTTGTTTTGAATCCAATTTTTTGCTTTCCTCATTTTTATTTTTGTTGCAAATAACATAATAAGCATAAGAATAAAGGAATACACGATAAGCAACATTAAACATATTTGAATCATTAATAGCACTTGGGAAAACTGCACTAATTAAAGGCTGTCCAAAAAATGTTGTCGATCCAAACGTAAATAAGACTTCCAAAACTATCCTTTTTGTTGGATTTTTAACAGGGAGAAATATAAGTTTGGATAAAAAGATAAAAAGAATATAAACGACAAAACCATAGATGAATGAAACGATTGCACTTTGAAAAGTAGCTGTTGAAATACTTGTCATAAAAGATGAAAATGCTAGGCATGGTAAAGCTATAGTCATGACAACTTTTGTGAGAGACTTTCCAGTATTTTCAGGCAATATTTTGGCTTTAGTTAAGAAAAAGCCGATTAAAATTATGATGACACTTTTACAAACTGCAGTCCACAATCCATTAGACGAGAGGGCAGATATAACATTATCACCAATCGATGAACTTAAGAAATACATATTAGTTCTCCTTCCATAAATAAAATACTTGCCTTATTTTGATATTTCAATTAAATTCTTTTATAATTAATATACGTTTTTTTTATAAAAAATATAAAAAATTTATATAAGAGGAAGCTATGAATATTGAGTATTTTCGTCATTTTGTTGAAATTGTTAATGAAGGAACAATTTTAAAAGCATCAAAAAAATTATTTGTCTCTCAGCCATCTTTAACAAATGAAATCAAATTTCTTGAAAAAGAATACGATATAGAATTATTTAATCGGAAAGGAAAAAAAATGAGTTTGACTGATTCCGGAAAACTTTTTTATGAAGAATCAAAAAAGATCATTGGAAACTATGATAATTTAAAAATAAAAATGCAAGAAACAATTGATGGAAAAAGTGGATTTTTGAAAATTGCTGTGCCACCAAGTATTTATCATTCTATGCTTCAAAACTGTTTTCAAAAATTTATTGAAAAATATCCGGATGTAAAATTAGAAATTTTCGAATCTTCTACTAAACAAGTTGAAGAAAGATTATTAAACGAAACTGTTAGTCTCGCTATTACCAATGCTTCTATTACTAAAAGCAACTTATTCGATTTTTTAATAATAGCTGATGAAAGCTTGAAGGTTTATGTTGATAAAAATTCTGAACTTGCAAAAAAAGAACAAATAGAGATTTCCGATTTATCAAATCAAAAAATTTGTATTCCGCGTGCATACTTTACTTTTTTAAGTGAAATTTGCAACGAAAAAAAAGTTAAATTTCTCGATTATCTTCTGACCACCACTTCAATAGGCTGTGTTGAATTTGCTAGATTAAAAAATTATATAGCAATTGCTCCGTTTCCTGAAAATGAAAGCATTCTTTCTAGCAATATGGTGGAAAAAAGATTTAACATCGAGAGTAATTTAACTCTTAAAAGAAAGTTAGTATGGAAAAAAGGAATTTATCTTTCTAAAACAGAAAAGAATTTTATAGAAATTTTTGCTCCTAATTATTTTGCTTAAATCTATTAAATATATAAGTTAATCCTGAAGAAACAGGGATAGAAGCAAACAATATTATTCCAAGGACCAACCATTGTATTTTATTGAGAATAAATGGATTGATGCCTATTAAGTTTTGCGGGGCTAAAAACACTGTTAATACAGAACAAATTATCATAAAGATTAGTAAAACTGTTCGATAAGCATCCATTGGTCTACTAATTTGATAAAGCATTGATAAAGAACAAATTACCATTCCAATAACAGCCATTGAGATTATGCTCAATTGTGAATCAATATTTCCATTTATTTCAAAAAATCCGAGACGTCCTGGGAATAAAGTACAAAGAAGTGATAAAAGCAATAAACAGCTTCCAGGTAATGATGAACAGATAACATTTCGCAAAAAATGTCCTTTTATCTGACTTTTATTCGGCTGTAAAGCTAAAATAGCAGAAGGAATACCAATACAGAATGTTTCCATAATCATCAAATGTTTCGGAGTAAAAGGATAAGACATTTTCGATCCAAAAATATTAGAAAAAATAACAAAAAGTGTTAAGAAAATAGTAAACAAAGTTTTCATCAAAAACATCGAAGAAGATCTTTGAATATTATTAATTACTCGGCGTCCTTCTTCTACAACTTTTGGCATCGAAGCAAAATTACTATCTAATAAAACCAAATTTGCCACATTTTTTGCAGCATCAGCTCCTGATGCCATTGCAATAGAGCAATCAGAAGTTTTCATTGCAATTATATCATTGACACCATCACCAGTCATTCCAACTATTTTTTGACTTGATTTAAAAGCCTTAACAAGAGCAGCTTTTTGCTCAGGAGAAACACGACCAAATACTGTATATTTATTTGCGACTTCTTGGACTTCATTGATTGATAATCCATCTAAGGATATCCAATTTTTTGCATTAGGAACCCCGCAATTATCAGCAATTTCTGAAGCTGTCAAAGGAGAATCACCAGAAATAATCTTAATATCTACTCCATTTTCAACAAACCATTTAATAGTTTCCGGAGCTTCATCACGTATATGATCCATTAAAACAAATAAAGCAATTGGAGCAACTACTCCATTAATTTTTTGATTTTTTATCATTGCATTCGTATGTGCTAGCATTACTACACGTAGACCATGACTTTGTTTTTCAGCAATCAATTTACTTAATTCTGGATTATCTTGTCTATAAATAAATTCTGGTGCCCCCATAATAAATGTTCCCATATTTTCAAATGAAGCAGCAGAATATTTTCTAACTGAGGAAAAAGGTATGCTATCAATTACATGATAATCATTGTTATACCTAAAGGCTTGTTGTAATGCGATACTTGTTTGATTATTATCCTCAAAAGCCGAAAGATAAGATCCCATAACTTTTTTTATATCATAATTTTTTTTCAAAATAACTACTTCTTGAACATTCATCGTTCCATCTGTTAATGTTCCAGTTTTATCAAGACATAAAACATTAACTCTGGCCAGCATTTCAATACTATATAATTCCCTTACAACAGTATTTCTCTTAGTAATTCTTAATACACCTGACATTAAAGCAAAAGAGGTCAATAAATACATTCCAGCAGGTATCATACAAATCAACGATCCAGCTGTTTTACCAATCAACGATCCAGCTGTTTTTCCAATAGCATCTGAAATTTTGTCAAAAAGGTCGATATTCGGATTAATATTACCAGCATTAGTAAAATTCAAATAAAAAGAAATTATGCCCAATGGAATAATAACAATAGAAATAACATGGATTATTCTATTCAAAGCTTTAACTAATTCTGATTTAGGTTTAGAATATTGCTTTGCAACATTTTGAATAGAAGAAGAATAATTTGCATCTCCTATTTTTTCAACTTTTGCTGCACATGATCCAGATACAACAAATGAACCTGCATATATTAGATCTCCAGGACCTTTTTTTATCGGAAGAGATTCTCCAGTTAAAAGACTTTCATTAACTTCTATTGTTCCTTTTTGTACGATAGAATCTGATGGGACTTGATTGCCAATAGAAAGTAAAACTATATCATCCAAAACCAATTGCTCTGTAGGAATTGTCTCTGTATTTCCATTTCTTACAACAGATGCTGTTGGGGCAGTAACAAGTCTTAACTTGTCCATCGTTAACTTAGCTCTAATTTCTTGGAAAATACCTATACCAGTATTTAAAATAGCAATAACCATAAAAAACAAATCGGTATAAGATCCTACAATTATTAAAGCAATAGCTATAATTGTCAGTAATACATTAAAAAAAGTAAAAATATTATCAACAAAAATTCGACCTATACTTTTAGAATGGTTATTTCTATCAACATTTGTATAGTTATTTTGAAATCTTTCTTTAATTTGCTCATCATTTAGTCCAGTTTCAACATCAACTTCATATCTAGTTGCTTTACTTAAATCTAATTTTGGTTGAACTGGAGTATTTTTCTTTTTAAATTTTAAAAAAGAAAAATACTTTTTTCTTTTTTCATCATCGGCTGCTATTTTTCTGATTACTTTTAATTCTATAGTTTCATCATCAGCTAACCTTAAAGCTTCAGCAGCTTTCTTTTTTATTCCTTCGATATTTTCTTGCGATTTATCAGATATATCTTCTTCGTCTTTTATATCTTCTAAAATAGAATTAGCTTCTTTTATAGAACGGCTTTTTTTCCCTAATCGTTCTAAGACTTCACTTTTTTTTATATCTGAAGTATTAGAAAAACGACTTTCTTCATCAATTGGATTTATTGTTTCTTCAGTAAATTCAATCGGTTCTTTATCTTCTTCATCATCTTCTTTTGATTTAAACAAATCTCTAAATTTTTTCTTCTTCTTTTCTTTTCCTTCTTCAGGGATATTTTCATCGATAATTGTTTCTTTAATTTCAGAAAACTGTGGTTCTTTAGATTGTTCATCTTCAACAAAATTTTTTTTATCTTTCGCCATAGTATCTCCTTTATCTAGATTAAATAATTCATATAGATCTATCGAACTAATTATAACTTAATAACTTTTTTTTAACAATGATTGAAAAATATAAATATAATTATATTTACATTTAAAAATAGGGTATTTTATTTTAAATATAAATACCCTATTTATCCCTTTTTCCTTTTTAACTCATGGCTATATTATATTATATGTAAATTCTTTTTTATTCATTCATAGAACCATCCTTTCCAAATAATAAAGCCTTGCAAAAAATCCCTTCACTATTAATAACGATTAAACAATCAAAAAAAGTTTCAATTTTTTTATTTTTTTAAATTTAATAAAGATTTTTTTCTAAATTCATCTTTTATCAACATAAATTTTTCAAAACAAAAAAGCTTAATGAATACTTCATCTAATAAAATGAATTTCATTAAGCCTAAAAATTAATTAATCAACTTTAATTTCTTCACATAAAGAAGATAAAAATTCGACCATTTCAGGATCTTGACTAAAGAAAGGAGTAAGTGTTTCTTTAACCCATTTATTATAATTATTAATATAATTTATTTCATCTAAAGACAGCAAACTCTTAACAACATATTGAGTATCTATCGGGCAACAAGTTACTGTTTCAAAGGCATAATATTTATCGCCATCACAAGTTCCATAATCTATTGTTAATAATTCGTTTTCAATACGAATCCCATACTTTCCATTCTTATAAACGCCAGGTTCTATAGTTGTAATCATACCTGGGAGCATTTTAGCACCATCATTTCTTTCAGCTACAGATTTATATCGGAATCCATTAGGTCCTTCATGTACTCCTAACATATATCCAACACCATGACCTGTGCCGCACTTATAATCCATCATTTCGTTCCACATATTTCCACGTGCTAACATATCAATGCTTCTTCCGGTACATCCATCAATAAATATTGCCTTACTTACATCAATAACAGACTTTAAAGTCAATGTATAATCATGAGCCAATTCTTCTGTCGGTTCGTGAAGAATAAATGTACGAGTAATATCAGTAGTGCCACCATAATATTGTCCACCACTATCAACAAGTAAAACATTTTCTTTAGAAGTAACAACCGAACATTTTTCTTCAGTTGGATCATAGTGCATTTGAGCAGCATTAGAGCCAACAGCGGAAATAGTTGTAAAGGATAATTCAAAGAATTCTTTCGATTCTCTTCTATAATTTTCCAAAATAGAGGCTAACTGATATTCTGTAAGTCCATCATCAAGATGATCATGCAAATATTTAATAAATTTAACCATAGCTATTCCATCTAATATATGAATACGGCGAATATTTTGGATTTCTATGGCATCCTTAATGCATTTCATATTAGTCGAAATATTTGGTCCGCAAACAGACTTTTTCAAAATATTAGCTAATTTTGCTGAAACTTCATTTGGA
Coding sequences within:
- a CDS encoding 4-alpha-glucanotransferase (product inferred by homology to UniProt), whose amino-acid sequence is MKRASGILLPVFSLSSNYGIGTFGKEAQSFILFLEKAHQSYWQMLPLNPTSYGDSPYQSFSAFALNPYFIDLDLLADDKLLTKTDLKTQNQNYEQWIDYGKIYHERFLILRKAYSKAIKNNYKNRLDKFVEEQKEWLKDYAIFMVLKNQQNGKSWQEWSKELRIYDSEKIDALISQNTEEYYFWVFLQYEAFKQYKDLRKFACEHGVKIIGDIPIYVALDSADVWANSSMFQLDEERRPTKVAGVPPDYFSATGQLWGNPLYDYDKMEKDNYSWWKYRVKKCSELFDVLRIDHFRGIDEYWAVPYGEETAINGKWIKGPNMKLVNALKEAAPTMDFIAEDLGLLTPTVTKLIKDSSWPGMKVFEFAFDSGMENAFLPHNYDHNCVAYIGTHDNDTLAGYLAEHTEQHEFMKQYLHIDREEYIHDTMIGVLMRSVADTVILSIQDLLKVGTEGRINVPSTLGTNWKYRLPQNALSDELACHLKALTDESHRY
- a CDS encoding putative thioredoxin protein (product inferred by homology to UniProt): MKLNVFKKYLILPFIILTSCSTQNQLIEIERNASLTEPISIDGTTLQEKINNKNNFLLYIANPGCLSCAAFNDIINKYIENSSTTIYKIFTFQLLSSSNIEVTTVPEIIAFSQGKIKDRIRDLNTYSQFEDFLKKNVILPAKISINEETLDKKIENKDTFIVKFSWNQCSDCNSSNELFLNKYHSENQSYTYYEFELSEYYEKRQDSNDPYWLNMTTKYGLSQKGNETLGWHNGVVPTYQFYEKGILKDAVVIYNDDYEKILDDYGTISQIKITNTYFSDSPYLGMSFLSTENKNALQIYREETSSFYLNKISNLFKNIY
- a CDS encoding putative D-lactate dehydrogenase (product inferred by homology to UniProt), translated to MKKIITYGVRNYELPTFEKLKEKYDVEFVYRDIYLSNDCKEDAYGYEYVMVRGNCFLNEDSLRALKEHGMKVLLTRTAGYNHIDIAACKKLDIPVAFVPGYSPNSVAELTVSLGMSLLRNLPYTLQRTSAKNFVVTDRMFSREVRECTVGILGCGKIGRTTGQLFKGLGAKVIGYDAYPNKEAEKVLTFVELDDLIKNSDIICCHLPYIKGSTDNFINKEFVSKMKDHAILINSARGEVMDFDAVLDAVESGKLDGLALDVVKNEKALFFKDHGNESLQDPVHQRIIDLFPKVIITPHIGSATTMALQDMVEISLQNLDEILKNGTCKNSLNK
- a CDS encoding transporter auxin efflux carrier family (product inferred by homology to UniProt) produces the protein MYFLSSSIGDNVISALSSNGLWTAVCKSVIIILIGFFLTKAKILPENTGKSLTKVVMTIALPCLAFSSFMTSISTATFQSAIVSFIYGFVVYILFIFLSKLIFLPVKNPTKRIVLEVLFTFGSTTFFGQPLISAVFPSAINDSNMFNVAYRVFLYSYAYYVICNKNKNEESKKLDSKQILKMVKTIFVNPIIIATFIGFILWSLQLIPGTDDINNWWVINFNNKTGAFWNISISLPWIYETMKTLGNLASPMVWIAIGCTLGKVSFKKAAGDSLVWIYSGVKVLVGPILNFALLFLINLIPRINVTFNTLAATTLMWAVPPATVAVTYCINSDKEAEFASSCSLISTFVSVVFIPVYMILLTIIQSAGLFA
- a CDS encoding transcriptional regulator (product inferred by homology to UniProt), yielding MNIEYFRHFVEIVNEGTILKASKKLFVSQPSLTNEIKFLEKEYDIELFNRKGKKMSLTDSGKLFYEESKKIIGNYDNLKIKMQETIDGKSGFLKIAVPPSIYHSMLQNCFQKFIEKYPDVKLEIFESSTKQVEERLLNETVSLAITNASITKSNLFDFLIIADESLKVYVDKNSELAKKEQIEISDLSNQKICIPRAYFTFLSEICNEKKVKFLDYLLTTTSIGCVEFARLKNYIAIAPFPENESILSSNMVEKRFNIESNLTLKRKLVWKKGIYLSKTEKNFIEIFAPNYFA
- a CDS encoding cation-transporting ATPase P-type (product inferred by homology to UniProt), encoding MAKDKKNFVEDEQSKEPQFSEIKETIIDENIPEEGKEKKKKKFRDLFKSKEDDEEDKEPIEFTEETINPIDEESRFSNTSDIKKSEVLERLGKKSRSIKEANSILEDIKDEEDISDKSQENIEGIKKKAAEALRLADDETIELKVIRKIAADDEKRKKYFSFLKFKKKNTPVQPKLDLSKATRYEVDVETGLNDEQIKERFQNNYTNVDRNNHSKSIGRIFVDNIFTFFNVLLTIIAIALIIVGSYTDLFFMVIAILNTGIGIFQEIRAKLTMDKLRLVTAPTASVVRNGNTETIPTEQLVLDDIVLLSIGNQVPSDSIVQKGTIEVNESLLTGESLPIKKGPGDLIYAGSFVVSGSCAAKVEKIGDANYSSSIQNVAKQYSKPKSELVKALNRIIHVISIVIIPLGIISFYLNFTNAGNINPNIDLFDKISDAIGKTAGSLIGKTAGSLICMIPAGMYLLTSFALMSGVLRITKRNTVVRELYSIEMLARVNVLCLDKTGTLTDGTMNVQEVVILKKNYDIKKVMGSYLSAFEDNNQTSIALQQAFRYNNDYHVIDSIPFSSVRKYSAASFENMGTFIMGAPEFIYRQDNPELSKLIAEKQSHGLRVVMLAHTNAMIKNQKINGVVAPIALFVLMDHIRDEAPETIKWFVENGVDIKIISGDSPLTASEIADNCGVPNAKNWISLDGLSINEVQEVANKYTVFGRVSPEQKAALVKAFKSSQKIVGMTGDGVNDIIAMKTSDCSIAMASGADAAKNVANLVLLDSNFASMPKVVEEGRRVINNIQRSSSMFLMKTLFTIFLTLFVIFSNIFGSKMSYPFTPKHLMIMETFCIGIPSAILALQPNKSQIKGHFLRNVICSSLPGSCLLLLSLLCTLFPGRLGFFEINGNIDSQLSIISMAVIGMVICSLSMLYQISRPMDAYRTVLLIFMIICSVLTVFLAPQNLIGINPFILNKIQWLVLGIILFASIPVSSGLTYIFNRFKQNN
- a CDS encoding creatinase (product inferred by homology to UniProt), which encodes MKVELTESHLKELQNELKKRNIKAYYIVPSDPHNSEYVAPYYLAERLYYCPFLGTDGTLLVTQDKAYLFTDGRYFIEAEEELKGSSVELMKLSTPGYPTVPELIKSEELFPLACNLMNVTEGFVKSLNLDSSLIIDLDLGYLLNSRPELPHDKIWYLRDGLCANTFEQKVEYIREFMKKLNVEAHLVTSLNDIAYILNMRGNDIPCTPVFMSFLYIDMESVYLFIDKNKVDGVDMKNIKVLDYNEITEFLRERQYIPTLYNPNEVSAKLANILKKSVCGPNISTNMKCIKDAIEIQNIRRIHILDGIAMVKFIKYLHDHLDDGLTEYQLASILENYRRESKEFFELSFTTISAVGSNAAQMHYDPTEEKCSVVTSKENVLLVDSGGQYYGGTTDITRTFILHEPTEELAHDYTLTLKSVIDVSKAIFIDGCTGRSIDMLARGNMWNEMMDYKCGTGHGVGYMLGVHEGPNGFRYKSVAERNDGAKMLPGMITTIEPGVYKNGKYGIRIENELLTIDYGTCDGDKYYAFETVTCCPIDTQYVVKSLLSLDEINYINNYNKWVKETLTPFFSQDPEMVEFLSSLCEEIKVD